TCTGCCACcatctctctttccctttccccacccCTCCTTCTCCAGGCATTGTGCTCAGGTCCTGAGTGCTGAACACCCAAAGACTTTCCCCACTTGCTTGGCTCTGCAGGAGGCACTGAGAAATTTCGGAACAATGGCTCGGGAGGCCAAGGAGAGGATGCTGAGCCGTAAAGGTGAACAGAGGGATGCTTGTGTTACTTGTGTGATAAAGGGGTGGTTGGGGCTGTGGTGGAAGGGctgagagggagggagaggtgggTGAAAGACTGGGTGGGCTGAGTCACAGACAGAAGGATGGTGATTGGATAGATAGAGCAGCTGCCCGGTGCAAAAATCAGCTAGTTTGGAGAGGAATGTACAGGGACTGGAATGGAatagtttcaggaaaaaatggagagagggagggacAGACGGATGGACAGATGGAGAGAGGGATGGTTTAATGGGCTGGTTactggatggatggatggatggatggatggatgggttGGTGGTGGATGGACTGACAGATTGTTaggtgggtggatggatggcCAGCTCACCTTTCTTTTGGGTATTTATACTGATAGACACGGCTTGGCTTGTGAAGGAGGGGATCCACCtctcaggctttttttcctcatacttGCAGGTAAAGTTTCCACTCTGTTGGGGACCAGCACGTGGGAACTGGAGGACCATGGAAGTCCTTAAATTGCCCCCATGATCTGCTGCATTGTCCTCAGAGCCTTCTGTCGTAGGGAGGACCTCTTGGCCATCCCTGTAGAAGTGAAACCTCCGTACAGTGGCGATTCCAGGGGCCTTACAAATGATGCTCAGGAGATCTCCTGCCATCACCTCTCCCAGCGGGGACTCCACCatcagcaggggctggggaaggtggTCTGAGAAAAGGGGAGGAATAAATGGAGATGTAGCAATAAGGACAGCACAAACGGATCTCCAGTTGTTTGCCTTTCCACTGCATGCAGCAAAGCTTGGGATTGTAGGCTTCCTGCCACGACATGAGAAGAGTGCCAGTGGCAGCCACCTTCCAGACCATGCTGGTCCCAGAAAGATAAATCCTCCACCCAGACATCCTACTGATTTTGGGGATGGGCTAGGTTAAACCACAAAGCCCACCAGTCCTATTGGGAGACTTCCAGGTGAGTTGTCACATTGGGGGGCTATAGCTGATACCCACATTTGGGCATCTGAATAGTTCTCAGAGGGGAGggataaagcagagaaaaagataaagaaatcaCACAGCTCACCTCCAATCTTGATCACCAGTTTTTCACTGGCTGGGGATGTGAGCTGCTTCTGACCTTGCTTGAGGGAATAGCTGCAGAAATGTGGACCCCTGTGTTGCATTCGGGAGAGGATGAACTCAAACGTGTAGTTATTCGTCGAGCTAAATCCTGAAACTGCCCAGCCAGCCTCACCAAAAATTTGGTACGTCAGCTTCCCAGTGATGTTGAGGGGAGTGGTGCACACTAGCGTGACAGCATCTCCAAAGAAATATTccttctgtccctgcagcacccagagggTCGGGGCAGGGACTGCGGCTGGTGGATAGAGAGGGAGACAGGCATAGGGGATGGAGGTGAGGTGCAAGGAGTAGAGGCAGAAGGGACTAACTCCAcgcaaataaaagaaactggCTTTCATTTCAAGGAACACAATAAAGCACAGAGGGGACCTCataaagcagaaatgtctctgGGCTATGACTCATTTTATCTCCTTGTGATTCAGCACAAGGTTGCGTCCCGCTGTGGGAAGTGATGAAAGAAAGGAGACTGCAAAAACCCTTTCCACACCCTGGGCAGCGTTGTCATGCCAGCAGAAATGTCCTTAATGTCCTttcaagcaatattttttttttttgatgcaacTTGATAATTTATGAAAATAGGAAATGGGGAAGGGGGTCAAAAAGGCTAAGGGTGAAGGGTAAAACCCGTCGCTGATGCTCCTCCACAGCAGTCATTGGGAAAACATGTTTGGTCTCCACCTCCCTACCTGCCCCCAGCTGCAAACCCTACAAAAATACCATTGACCCACACCCAAAATAGGAGGAGCAGGTGTGGGAAGgagagggctgggaaggggttGGGTCTCAAGGGGTTTCCACTCATCACCAGTGTGTTGACACGAGGCAGGACTTCAACAAAGTGAGATAAAGAAAAAGCCCCAGCACCCAATTTCACCACTGGTTTGTTATGGGGAGGGGGAATGAGGCTGAGGGTCTCCCAGACAGTCACACCTGTGGGACCCCAAATCCAGCCGTgcccccagcagctcagcccctgtTTAAGGAGACCCCAGAGGAGTTACCTTCCTCAGAGACCATctggcagggcaggagatgcACAGTGGCTGGaagagaagaggggagaaggACTGAGTGTGAGAGTGAAGGGGGGAACGGGGATTACATGGTGAGGGCATCTAataggggaggggaagggaaggggagtggagtggaggggaagggaagggcagggagggcagggcagggaagggaagggaataaaGTAtaggagggagaaggaaaggaagactgGTATATAGAAGGaggtgaaagaaaggaaggaagattGGATTgaaagccagaaaagaaagaggaaaaaataaaagatgagggcagaaaaagaaaggatctGAGAAGGATATAAAGGAGAAGAAGGTCTAGAGgcaaaagaaggggaaaagaaaagtgaggtgaataaaagagagaaaaggaggaaggagagaggagaggagaggagaggagaggagaggagaggagaggagaggagaggagaggagaggagaggagaggagaggagaggagaggagaggagaggagaggagaggagaggagaggagaggagaggagaggagaggagaggagggcaaAGCGGGGACATGGGGACTCACTGAGGAACATCACAAGGCGGGGGGCAATCATGTCACTGCGGTCCATGGGGTGCTGAGGGCTCTGAGCCGGGCTGCCTGGAAGCAGGACGCACTGTCTGgttgctccctgctgctctctccaTCGGTCTGACTTGAGCACAGGGCTCACAGGGCAGGAAGAGGaagtgctgcagaaataaatggaagCCACGAACCACATCCGAGAATCGTGAGGGAACTACACCCTAATTCTATGTTTCTCTGTGTGTTGTCATCATGTTTTCAGATGACATTTCTCCCTGTGTGCTCTCAGTCCTTTGGGCACTCTCTTTGCCCAATGAACCATAGTCTATCTCATCCACACCTTAAGTTGGGGGACAGAAGGTGGCTTTTATCTATTGTCTCCTGCCTTGGACATCTTCCTCATGATGGGTGACAAGAGGAGCAAGAGGAGCAAGATGCTTTGCTCTTGTTCCGTGCAGGGGGgtggacaagatgacctccagaggacCCTTCAAACTTCAACCAGTCTGTGAATGTTGGCTTAGGAAGACCCTGAGGATGAGGAAGGTGATTGAAATTATCCTCCACTGGGGAGACAGTAGCAGGGATGAAACACGGTGATGGCCTTGaccatttattttccacaatgGGAAGCATTTCATGGGAACGCAGGTGGGATGTAAGGGGTGGCCTTCGCTTATCACCACTGGAGTAGTATCCATTCCCAGGAAAGCAAAAGGAGGCCCTTGAAGGGAAAAGCTGGAAGTTACCTTTCAAAACACCGCTGAGGAAGGACAAAATCCACTGTACCTCCACTGTACACTTCTCTGTAGCCACAAGTACAGGTCCCCATGCCATTTCCTACGGTGCTGGGTCATTAGTGCTGAGCACTCATCTCCAGCGAGGTGACCTCGGCTGCGATGGTGGTCTCAGGATCTTC
This Cygnus olor isolate bCygOlo1 unplaced genomic scaffold, bCygOlo1.pri.v2 S100, whole genome shotgun sequence DNA region includes the following protein-coding sequences:
- the LOC121063052 gene encoding uncharacterized protein LOC121063052 isoform X1, producing the protein MGTCTCGYREVYSGGTVDFVLPQRCFESTSSSCPVSPVLKSDRWREQQGATRQCVLLPGSPAQSPQHPMDRSDMIAPRLVMFLTTVHLLPCQMVSEEAAVPAPTLWVLQGQKEYFFGDAVTLVCTTPLNITGKLTYQIFGEAGWAVSGFSSTNNYTFEFILSRMQHRGPHFCSYSLKQGQKQLTSPASEKLVIKIGDHLPQPLLMVESPLGEVMAGDLLSIICKAPGIATVRRFHFYRDGQEVLPTTEGSEDNAADHGGNLRTSMVLQFPRAGPQQSGNFTCKYEEKKPERWIPSFTSQAVSISINTQKKGKSCFLLLRLLVVGGCFLTINSLILLFFWVRERTKDASFLSGASPAGISQLHARSPHTLQEDNKYEEH
- the LOC121063052 gene encoding uncharacterized protein LOC121063052 isoform X3; the protein is MRSPLCFIVFLEMKASFFYLRGVSPFCLYSLHLTSIPYACLPLYPPAAVPAPTLWVLQGQKEYFFGDAVTLVCTTPLNITGKLTYQIFGEAGWAVSGFSSTNNYTFEFILSRMQHRGPHFCSYSLKQGQKQLTSPASEKLVIKIGDHLPQPLLMVESPLGEVMAGDLLSIICKAPGIATVRRFHFYRDGQEVLPTTEGSEDNAADHGGNLRTSMVLQFPRAGPQQSGNFTCKYEEKKPERWIPSFTSQAVSISINTQKKGKSCFLLLRLLVVGGCFLTINSLILLFFWVRERTKDASFLSGASPAGISQLHARSPHTLQEDNKYEEH
- the LOC121063052 gene encoding uncharacterized protein LOC121063052 isoform X2, with translation MWFVASIYFCSTSSSCPVSPVLKSDRWREQQGATRQCVLLPGSPAQSPQHPMDRSDMIAPRLVMFLTTVHLLPCQMVSEEAAVPAPTLWVLQGQKEYFFGDAVTLVCTTPLNITGKLTYQIFGEAGWAVSGFSSTNNYTFEFILSRMQHRGPHFCSYSLKQGQKQLTSPASEKLVIKIGDHLPQPLLMVESPLGEVMAGDLLSIICKAPGIATVRRFHFYRDGQEVLPTTEGSEDNAADHGGNLRTSMVLQFPRAGPQQSGNFTCKYEEKKPERWIPSFTSQAVSISINTQKKGKSCFLLLRLLVVGGCFLTINSLILLFFWVRERTKDASFLSGASPAGISQLHARSPHTLQEDNKYEEH